The Arachis hypogaea cultivar Tifrunner chromosome 19, arahy.Tifrunner.gnm2.J5K5, whole genome shotgun sequence genome has a window encoding:
- the LOC112775585 gene encoding plant UBX domain-containing protein 10, whose protein sequence is MADVADKLAYFQAITGLQDPDLCTEILAAHGWDLELAISSFTSSSNIANQSPPASPSLSAVPSLHRQNDTASSQLSDSEPPPPFPLPPLPGLAWKLIKLPVSVISGSLGLISGAIGFGLWAAGGVLSYSLGFIGIGGGGESSPSPSTPLVSVSVAAVEAMDFVAEFEREYGGPNSRPNFVGEGFMDALQRSRNEFKLLFVYLHSPDHPDTPSFCQRTLCSEALSAFVNENFVAWGGCIRSSEGFKMSNSLKASRFPFCAVVMAATNQRIALLQQIEGPKSPEEMLAILQRVLEESSPVLVAARLEAEERRNNMRLREEQDAAYRAALEADQARERQRREEEERLAREAAEAERKHKEEEEAQERAEQEAAERQAALAKLRQEKAQSLGEEPEKGPDVTQVLVRFPNGERKGRRFKSTATIQTLYDYVDSLDCLEAESYSLVSNFPRVVYGQDKLTLSLEEAGLHPQASLFVEINS, encoded by the exons aTGGCGGACGTAGCAGACAAACTGGCATACTTCCAAGCCATAACTGGCCTCCAAGACCCCGACCTCTGCACCGAAATCCTCGCCGCACACGGCTGGGACCTTGAACTCGCCATCTCCTCCTTCACCTCTTCCTCTAACATCGCCAACCAATCACCACCTGCCTCACCTTCATTATCAGCAGTACCATCCCTTCACCGCCAAAACGACACCGCTTCATCCCAATTATCTGATTCCGAGCCCCCGCCCCCGttccctcttcctcctcttcccggATTGGCATGGAAGCTCATCAAATTGCCTGTCTCCGTGATCTCCGGCAGTCTAGGGTTAATATCCGGCGCAATTGGCTTTGGCCTCTGGGCTGCCGGTGGTGTCCTCTCCTACTCCCTTGGATTCATTGGAATCGGCGGCGGAGGTGAATCCTCTCCTTCGCCTTCGACGCCGCTGGTCTCAGTGTCGGTGGCGGCCGTGGAGGCGATGGATTTTGTCGCTGAGTTCGAGAGGGAGTACGGCGGGCCCAATAGCAGGCCCAATTTCGTCGGGGAAGGGTTCATGGACGCGCTGCAGAGGTCGAGGAACGAGTTCAAGCTGCTGTTCGTTTacttgcattctccggatcaccCCGATACGCCGTCGTTTTGCCAGAGGACGCTTTGCTCAGAGGCGCTCTCAGCTTTCGTCAACGAGAATTTCGTGGCGTGGGGAGGGTGCATCCGCTCCAGCGAAGGGTTCAAGATGAGTAACAGCTTGAAGGCATCTAGGTTTCCGTTCTGTGCCGTGGTTATGGCTGCCACCAATCAGAGGATCGCCCTTCTTCAACAG ATTGAAGGTCCCAAATCCCCTGAGGAGATGCTTGCGATACTACAGAGAGTGCTTGAAGAAAGTTCTCCGGTTCTTGTTGCTGCCAGGCTTGAGGCAGAAGAAAGACGAAACAACATGCGCTTAAGAGAGGAGCAAGATGCTGCATACAGGGCTGCACTTGAAGCTGATCAA GCTAGGGAACggcagaggagagaagaagaggagcGCCTTGCAAGGGAAGCTGCTGAAGCCGAGAGGAAGCACAAGGAGGAAGAGGAAGCTCAAGAAAGAGCAGAACAAGAAGCTGCAGAGAGACAGGCTGCATTGGCTAAACTAAGACAAGAGAAAGCTCAATCTCTTGGTGAAGAACCTGAAAAGGGGCCTGATGTTACACAG GTTTTGGTACGGTTTCCAAATGGCGAACGCAAGGGAAGGAGGTTCAAGAGCACAGCGACAATTCAAACTTTGTATGACTACGTTGATTCATTGGATTGTTTAGAAGCAGAGAGTTACAGCCTTGTCTCGAATTTCCCTCGTGTTGTTTATGGACAAGACAAGCTCACACTTTCATTGGAGGAAGCAGGATTGCATCCTCAGGCCAGTCTCTTTGTGGAGATCAATTCATGA